The Nocardia arthritidis genome has a window encoding:
- a CDS encoding type III pantothenate kinase — translation MLLAIDVRNTSIELGLFSGSGAHSKLVRHWRIHTNPLLTADEFAMQVRGLVGEQLDEVIGVSALATVPPVLRELREMLTRYWGHVPHVLVEPGVRTGIPLLVDNPKEVGADRIVNCLAAFQRYNAPAIVVDFGTAICVDLVSGKGEFLGGIIAPGVEIATEALVERTALRRAELARPRSVLGKNSMECIQSGAVFGFAGLVDGLIDRIRDEFDAFASRDVAVVATGATAPLIVPESETIDHHEPHLTLTGLRLVYERNQRRKGSV, via the coding sequence ATGCTGCTGGCCATCGACGTCCGCAACACCAGCATCGAACTGGGGCTTTTCTCCGGTAGCGGCGCCCATTCGAAATTGGTGCGGCACTGGCGCATCCACACCAATCCGCTATTGACCGCGGACGAGTTCGCCATGCAGGTGCGCGGTCTGGTCGGTGAACAGCTCGACGAGGTGATCGGCGTTTCCGCGCTCGCGACGGTGCCGCCGGTGCTGCGTGAATTGCGGGAAATGCTGACCCGCTACTGGGGACATGTTCCGCATGTGCTGGTCGAGCCCGGTGTGCGCACCGGAATTCCGCTGCTGGTCGACAATCCGAAGGAGGTCGGTGCGGATCGGATCGTGAACTGTCTTGCCGCCTTCCAGCGCTACAACGCGCCCGCCATCGTCGTCGATTTCGGCACCGCGATCTGCGTCGACCTGGTTTCCGGAAAAGGGGAATTCCTCGGCGGCATCATCGCGCCGGGTGTCGAGATCGCGACCGAGGCGCTGGTGGAGCGCACCGCGCTACGCCGGGCCGAACTGGCGAGACCGCGTTCGGTGCTGGGTAAGAACAGTATGGAATGCATTCAGTCCGGCGCGGTCTTCGGTTTCGCCGGCTTGGTGGACGGGCTGATCGATCGGATTCGCGACGAGTTCGACGCGTTCGCGAGCAGGGATGTCGCGGTGGTCGCGACGGGTGCGACAGCGCCGCTGATCGTCCCCGAATCGGAGACCATCGATCATCACGAGCCGCATCTCACACTCACCGGGCTGCGCCTGGTGTATGAGCGCAATCAGCGGCGCAAGGGTTCGGTGTGA
- a CDS encoding cysteine dioxygenase, translating into MRSSVLSLSSARTEYSANPPVDRAVAPALPTRLRPADLLRLTDEGAEDVLAGRYDHLLPSDGGWPADERWAARLLSDGEVDVWLISWTPGKSTELHDHAGSLGALTVLSGALSEFRWNGSELRRRTLGAGDQASFPIGWVHDVMRAPAISAESAGPLEPTLSVHAYSPPLTAMSYYEVTGHGTLRRTRTVLTDQPEGDM; encoded by the coding sequence ATGCGCTCCTCTGTTCTTTCCCTTTCTTCGGCACGTACCGAATATTCGGCGAACCCGCCCGTCGATCGGGCCGTCGCGCCCGCGTTGCCGACCCGGTTGCGCCCGGCCGATCTGCTCCGATTGACCGATGAGGGCGCCGAGGATGTGCTGGCCGGACGCTATGACCATTTACTTCCATCGGACGGTGGCTGGCCCGCCGACGAGCGCTGGGCGGCCCGGCTGCTTTCCGATGGCGAGGTCGATGTCTGGCTGATCAGCTGGACGCCCGGTAAGTCCACCGAATTGCACGATCACGCCGGTTCGCTCGGCGCGCTCACCGTGCTCAGCGGCGCCCTTTCCGAATTCCGTTGGAACGGCTCCGAACTGCGCAGGCGCACGCTCGGCGCGGGTGATCAGGCCTCGTTCCCGATCGGCTGGGTGCACGATGTTATGCGCGCACCAGCTATTTCGGCCGAATCGGCCGGACCGCTCGAACCGACGCTGTCGGTACACGCTTATTCGCCACCGCTCACCGCGATGTCCTATTACGAGGTCACCGGCCACGGGACCCTGCGGCGCACCCGAACCGTCCTCACCGACCAGCCCGAAGGTGATATGTGA
- a CDS encoding rhodanese-like domain-containing protein codes for MTIDQMLENARSGLNRIYAFELPKALARGAILVDIRPQAQRVREGALPGALVIERNVLEWRLDPSSSARLALAVDHDVEWIVVCSEGYTSSLAAYSLQQLGLHRATDLVGGFHALKAAGLLSIGTRAPHFATQAAALAAV; via the coding sequence CTGACCATCGACCAGATGCTCGAGAACGCGCGATCCGGGTTGAACCGGATCTATGCCTTCGAATTGCCCAAGGCCCTCGCTCGCGGCGCGATTCTGGTCGACATCCGGCCGCAGGCGCAGCGGGTGCGCGAGGGCGCGTTACCCGGTGCGCTGGTGATCGAACGGAATGTGCTGGAATGGCGGCTCGATCCGTCGAGTTCGGCGCGGTTGGCGCTGGCCGTCGATCACGATGTGGAATGGATCGTGGTGTGCTCGGAGGGCTATACCTCCAGCCTTGCCGCGTACTCGCTGCAGCAACTCGGATTGCATCGGGCAACCGATCTGGTCGGCGGTTTCCACGCGTTGAAGGCGGCCGGTCTGTTGAGTATCGGAACTCGGGCGCCGCACTTCGCGACCCAGGCGGCGGCGCTCGCCGCGGTGTAA
- the lysS gene encoding lysine--tRNA ligase has product MRIRREKRERLLTEGREAYPVVVPRTHTLAEIRAAYPDLAPDTQTGLQVGVAGRVIFMRNTGKLCFATLQEGDGTKLQAMISLNGVGADALTAWKSDVDLGDFVFVHGEVISSRTGELSVMADSWSMSAKSLRPLPVAHKEMNEESRVRQRYVDLIVRPEAREMARTRVAVVRALRNALERRGFLEVETPMLQTLHGGAAARPFVTHSNALDMDLYLRIAPELFLKRCVVGGLEKVFEINRNFRNEGADSTHSPEFAMLETYEAYGTYDTSATMIRELIQEVAQEAFGTQVVTLADGTEYDLRGEWTTVEMYPSLSDALGVSVTPETSVAELRALADRVGLEIPDGKGYGHGKLVEELWEHQYGDKLYAPTFVRDFPIETSPLTRQHRNKPGVTEKWDLYVRGFELATGYSELVDPVIQRERFMDQARLAAQGDDEAMRLDEDFLAAMEHGMPPTTGTGMGIDRLLMALTGLGIRETILFPIVRPVTR; this is encoded by the coding sequence ATGCGGATTCGCCGGGAGAAGCGCGAGCGGCTGCTCACCGAGGGACGTGAGGCATACCCGGTCGTCGTGCCGCGTACCCATACGCTCGCCGAAATTCGCGCCGCCTATCCGGACTTGGCGCCCGACACACAGACGGGTCTACAGGTCGGTGTCGCCGGACGCGTCATATTCATGCGCAATACCGGCAAGTTGTGTTTCGCGACGCTGCAGGAGGGCGACGGCACCAAGCTGCAGGCGATGATCAGCCTGAACGGTGTCGGCGCCGATGCGCTTACCGCGTGGAAGTCCGATGTGGACCTGGGCGACTTCGTATTCGTGCACGGTGAGGTCATCTCGTCGCGCACCGGGGAATTGAGCGTCATGGCCGATTCCTGGTCCATGTCGGCAAAGTCGTTGCGCCCCTTGCCGGTCGCGCACAAGGAGATGAACGAGGAGTCGCGGGTACGGCAGCGCTATGTCGACCTGATCGTGCGGCCGGAGGCGCGGGAAATGGCGCGCACCAGGGTCGCCGTCGTGCGCGCGCTGCGCAATGCGCTGGAGCGCCGCGGATTCCTGGAGGTGGAGACGCCGATGCTGCAGACGCTGCACGGCGGCGCGGCGGCCAGGCCCTTCGTCACCCATTCCAATGCGCTGGATATGGATTTGTACCTGCGTATCGCGCCGGAGTTGTTCCTGAAGCGCTGCGTGGTCGGTGGCCTGGAGAAGGTCTTCGAGATCAACAGGAACTTCCGCAACGAGGGCGCCGACTCCACGCATTCGCCCGAGTTCGCGATGTTGGAAACGTATGAGGCTTACGGCACCTACGACACCTCCGCGACGATGATCCGGGAATTGATCCAGGAGGTCGCGCAGGAGGCGTTCGGAACGCAGGTGGTGACGCTCGCCGACGGTACGGAATACGACCTGCGCGGTGAGTGGACGACGGTTGAGATGTACCCGTCGCTGTCCGATGCGCTGGGTGTCTCGGTCACGCCGGAAACTTCCGTCGCGGAATTGCGTGCGCTCGCCGATCGGGTCGGTCTGGAAATTCCCGATGGTAAGGGCTACGGCCACGGCAAACTGGTCGAGGAACTGTGGGAACACCAGTACGGCGACAAGCTCTACGCGCCGACTTTCGTGCGTGACTTCCCGATCGAGACATCACCGCTCACCAGACAGCACCGCAACAAGCCGGGTGTCACGGAGAAGTGGGATCTGTATGTGCGCGGCTTCGAGTTGGCAACCGGCTATTCGGAGTTGGTGGATCCGGTGATCCAACGAGAACGTTTCATGGATCAGGCGCGGTTGGCCGCGCAGGGTGATGACGAGGCCATGCGACTCGACGAGGACTTCCTCGCCGCGATGGAGCACGGTATGCCACCGACAACCGGCACGGGTATGGGAATCGATCGGTTGTTGATGGCGTTGACGGGTTTGGGAATCCGGGAAACGATACTGTTCCCAATTGTGCGTCCGGTCACCCGCTGA
- a CDS encoding histone-like nucleoid-structuring protein Lsr2, whose amino-acid sequence MAKKVTVSLIDDVDGESIADETIEFAIDGVSYEIDLSSANATKLRDGLEQWVSSARRVSGRRRVKAAAGATTSPKSRVSIDREQSAAIREWARRNGHKVSARGRISADITDAYNKAAKG is encoded by the coding sequence ATGGCAAAGAAGGTCACCGTTAGTCTGATCGACGATGTCGACGGTGAGTCCATCGCGGACGAGACCATCGAGTTTGCGATCGATGGTGTGTCGTACGAGATCGACCTGTCGTCGGCGAATGCTACGAAGTTGCGTGACGGTCTGGAGCAGTGGGTTTCGAGTGCGCGTCGGGTCAGTGGCCGGCGTCGGGTGAAGGCTGCGGCGGGGGCGACCACCAGCCCGAAGAGCCGGGTCTCGATCGATCGTGAACAAAGCGCGGCAATTCGTGAGTGGGCGCGCCGGAATGGGCACAAGGTGTCCGCGCGGGGCCGTATCTCCGCTGACATCACCGATGCCTACAACAAGGCCGCCAAGGGATAG
- a CDS encoding FHA domain-containing protein, with protein sequence MTGFVGSLLRFKDDTGRQQEFLLSPDRQRITIGRSPQADLSMPWDAEVSRLHAALEYLGAHWTIIDDGLSRNGTFVNGERLAGRRRLMAGDSIRVGTSVVHFLDYGGVVDDITRVSSGSIPTLRSLTETQRSVLIALCRPYKHGAGFASPASNQQIADELFLSVDAIKTHLRALFTKFGVEDLPQNQKRVRLAGLAMQSGLISDRDL encoded by the coding sequence GTGACTGGATTCGTCGGATCACTGTTGCGATTCAAGGACGACACCGGTCGGCAGCAGGAGTTCCTGCTCTCGCCGGATCGGCAACGCATCACCATCGGTCGCTCACCGCAAGCGGATCTGTCGATGCCGTGGGACGCCGAGGTATCCCGGTTGCACGCGGCGCTCGAATATCTCGGTGCGCACTGGACGATCATCGACGACGGCCTGTCTCGCAACGGCACTTTCGTCAACGGCGAGCGGCTGGCCGGTCGGCGACGGCTGATGGCGGGGGACAGTATTCGCGTCGGCACCTCGGTGGTGCATTTTCTCGACTACGGCGGCGTCGTGGACGACATCACCCGGGTTTCCAGCGGTTCCATTCCGACGCTGCGCTCATTGACCGAAACCCAGCGGTCCGTTCTCATCGCGCTGTGCCGCCCGTACAAACACGGCGCCGGATTCGCCTCCCCCGCCTCGAATCAGCAGATCGCCGATGAGCTGTTCCTCAGCGTCGACGCGATCAAGACGCATTTGCGCGCGCTGTTCACCAAGTTCGGGGTGGAGGATCTGCCACAGAATCAGAAGCGGGTGCGGTTGGCCGGGCTGGCCATGCAGAGCGGTCTGATTTCGGATCGGGATCTCTGA
- a CDS encoding DUF1772 domain-containing protein → MSATRIAALVLATLATGLIAGVFYAYAISVMPALGRTDDRTIVDVMQKINVVIINPWFMLGFIGTIGFTALAAALHLGREQRTTLVVIGIALVLNVIAFAVTSGLNVPLNDQLMAAGDPDRIADLAKVRADFESSWVAWNIVRAILHTLAFLVLCGALFLAGVQHGRSERVAAQSVATGPAFGAQQNYTSPTGPQYGVPQQSSQQHRP, encoded by the coding sequence ATGTCCGCAACCCGAATCGCCGCACTGGTTTTGGCCACCCTGGCCACCGGCTTGATCGCCGGTGTCTTCTACGCGTACGCCATCTCGGTGATGCCTGCGCTCGGCCGCACCGACGATCGCACGATCGTCGACGTGATGCAGAAGATCAACGTGGTGATCATCAACCCCTGGTTCATGCTCGGCTTCATCGGCACCATCGGTTTCACCGCACTGGCCGCCGCGCTGCATCTGGGCCGGGAGCAGCGCACCACCCTGGTGGTAATCGGAATCGCCTTGGTGCTCAACGTGATCGCGTTCGCCGTTACCTCCGGTCTGAACGTCCCGCTCAACGATCAGCTGATGGCGGCGGGGGATCCGGACCGGATCGCCGATCTGGCCAAGGTGCGCGCCGATTTCGAATCGTCCTGGGTGGCTTGGAATATCGTCCGCGCGATCCTGCACACGCTGGCCTTCCTGGTGTTGTGCGGTGCGCTGTTCCTGGCCGGTGTGCAACACGGTCGTTCCGAGCGCGTCGCGGCGCAGTCGGTCGCCACCGGGCCGGCGTTCGGTGCGCAGCAGAACTACACATCGCCGACCGGTCCGCAATATGGTGTGCCGCAGCAGAGTTCGCAGCAGCACCGGCCATAG
- a CDS encoding MAB_1171c family putative transporter yields the protein MHSSWPTAISGSLIGCALLLLALRLRWADRTRLDRYANLGLAGVIIGSALREPTFQRWIGALIGGRHVANLLYQLSSAEMALVAGLTILAFGQVLGQAYSPPLVFGVAVACGAAGLAFGTRMVPEGVSLADATGWAAFGYRLSMLPIVLWMDVMLIRIGIAEWRSRTDARELVLAGSAIGFVVLHFAGIVSAAIAAAFQIDGRHIAAGRLLVSLERDTVIYQLALLTTLLTIPAAHRLTAHLGLDNASRQRRRLLPLWTALTAACPEVVYAGPADPGDSRYLLHRTVVEIRDCLRILSRYEISDAATSSSTPDQPLTTAIRLVRACAAKASGAPPGGRESRLSTADDVAEEIAELTAISRNWELARAIAIPAKPPEEAESPVWSAHPA from the coding sequence ATGCACTCCTCTTGGCCCACCGCGATTTCCGGGTCACTGATCGGCTGCGCGCTGCTGCTGTTGGCGCTGCGGCTGCGCTGGGCCGACCGGACACGGCTCGATCGCTACGCCAACCTCGGCCTGGCCGGGGTCATCATCGGCAGCGCATTGCGCGAGCCGACCTTTCAACGCTGGATCGGCGCGCTGATCGGCGGGCGCCACGTGGCCAATCTGCTCTACCAGCTGTCTTCCGCCGAAATGGCATTGGTGGCGGGGCTGACGATACTGGCATTCGGTCAGGTGCTGGGGCAGGCGTATTCACCGCCGCTCGTATTCGGCGTCGCCGTGGCTTGTGGAGCGGCCGGACTGGCCTTCGGCACACGGATGGTCCCCGAAGGGGTTTCGCTCGCGGACGCGACCGGCTGGGCGGCATTCGGGTACCGGCTGAGCATGCTGCCGATCGTGTTGTGGATGGATGTGATGCTGATCCGGATCGGTATCGCGGAGTGGCGCAGCCGAACCGACGCCCGCGAGCTCGTATTGGCAGGCAGTGCCATCGGATTCGTGGTGCTGCATTTCGCGGGCATCGTCAGCGCGGCCATCGCGGCCGCGTTCCAGATAGACGGCAGGCATATCGCCGCCGGACGATTACTGGTGAGCCTGGAGCGCGACACCGTGATCTATCAGCTCGCATTGCTGACGACACTGCTGACGATTCCGGCGGCGCACCGGTTGACCGCACATCTCGGCCTCGACAACGCGTCGCGGCAGCGGCGACGGCTGCTGCCGCTGTGGACGGCGCTCACCGCGGCCTGCCCGGAGGTCGTCTACGCCGGTCCGGCCGACCCGGGTGACAGCCGATACCTGTTGCACCGCACCGTCGTCGAGATCCGCGATTGCCTGCGGATCCTGTCCCGTTATGAAATATCGGACGCCGCAACGTCTTCCAGCACACCGGACCAGCCGCTGACCACCGCGATCCGGCTGGTGCGCGCCTGCGCGGCGAAGGCGAGCGGCGCGCCGCCGGGCGGGCGGGAATCGCGGCTTTCGACGGCGGACGACGTGGCGGAGGAGATCGCGGAACTCACCGCCATCTCCCGGAATTGGGAACTCGCCCGCGCCATCGCGATACCAGCGAAACCGCCCGAAGAGGCGGAATCCCCGGTCTGGTCGGCGCATCCGGCCTGA
- a CDS encoding esterase/lipase family protein, with amino-acid sequence MRRLPGSALIFTLLALLWIGAAGAARAERYPVDYNFFAGIPGELLNHNGSLPGSNDWGCRPSAAHPNPVVLVHGTGGGAQTNWGVYVPLLADEGYCVYSLTYGAYDLPWPISAIGGMRPIEESGPELAAFVDRVLAATGARRVDLVGHSQGNVVSNYYIKRLGGADKVDKMVALAPPWLGTNVAGFGDIAQFGRALGAGPAIDAIVSSLCHACGEVLRSAPFMDALNSDGIYQPEVTYTNIATVYDEGVVPYTAGLVPAPNATDIVVQDGCAQDYSEHAGIAGSPRAAAYVLNALDPSHPREAPCEFIPPFTG; translated from the coding sequence ATGCGGCGATTGCCGGGTTCCGCGCTGATATTCACTCTGCTCGCCCTGCTCTGGATCGGCGCCGCGGGCGCCGCGCGGGCCGAGCGATATCCCGTCGACTACAACTTCTTCGCCGGAATACCGGGCGAACTGCTGAATCACAATGGCTCGCTGCCCGGTTCGAACGACTGGGGCTGCCGCCCCAGCGCCGCGCACCCGAATCCGGTGGTGCTGGTGCACGGGACCGGCGGCGGCGCCCAGACGAACTGGGGCGTGTACGTACCCCTACTCGCCGATGAGGGGTATTGCGTCTACTCGCTCACCTACGGCGCGTACGACCTGCCGTGGCCGATATCCGCCATCGGCGGCATGCGTCCCATCGAGGAGAGCGGACCGGAACTCGCGGCGTTCGTCGACCGGGTGCTGGCCGCGACCGGCGCCCGGCGGGTCGACCTGGTCGGGCATTCGCAGGGGAATGTGGTGAGCAACTATTACATCAAGCGGCTGGGCGGCGCGGACAAGGTGGACAAGATGGTCGCGCTCGCACCGCCGTGGCTCGGCACCAATGTGGCGGGTTTCGGCGATATCGCGCAGTTCGGCAGGGCGCTCGGCGCCGGACCCGCCATCGACGCCATCGTGTCATCGCTCTGCCACGCCTGCGGTGAGGTGCTCCGGAGTGCGCCGTTCATGGACGCGCTGAATTCCGACGGCATCTACCAGCCGGAGGTCACGTACACCAACATCGCCACCGTGTACGACGAGGGCGTCGTCCCGTACACAGCGGGGCTGGTGCCCGCGCCCAACGCCACCGATATCGTGGTGCAAGACGGCTGCGCCCAGGACTATTCGGAACATGCGGGCATCGCGGGCAGCCCACGCGCCGCCGCATATGTCCTGAATGCGCTGGATCCTTCCCACCCGAGGGAGGCGCCATGCGAGTTCATCCCGCCGTTCACCGGCTGA
- a CDS encoding ATP-dependent Clp protease ATP-binding subunit gives MFERFTDRARRVVVLAQEEARMLNHNYIGTEHILLGLIHEGEGVAAKSLESLGISLEGVRSQVEEIIGQGQQAPSGHIPFTPRAKKVLELSLREALQLGHNYIGTEHILLGLIREGEGVAAQVLVKLGADLNRVRQQVIQLLSGYQGKEPVESGSRGEAGTPSTSLVLDQFGRNLTQAALEGKLDPVIGRSKEIERVMQVLSRRTKNNPVLIGEPGVGKTAVVEGLAQRIVNGEVPETLKDKQLYTLDLGSLVAGSRYRGDFEERLKKVLKEINTRGDIILFIDELHTLVGAGAAEGAIDAASILKPKLARGELQTIGATTLDEYRKYIEKDAALERRFQPVQVGEPTVEHTINILKGLRDRYEAHHRVSITDGALVAAATLADRYINDRFLPDKAIDLIDEAGARMRIRRMTAPPDLREFDDKIAEARREKESAIDAQDFEKAARLRDKEKQLVAKRAEREKQWRSGDLDVVAEVDDEQIAEVLANWTGIPVFKLTEEETTRLLRMEDELHKRIIGQEDAVKAVSKAIRRTRAGLKDPKRPSGSFIFAGPSGVGKTELSKALANFLFGDDDALIQIDMGEFHDRFTASRLFGAPPGYVGYEEGGQLTEKVRRKPFSVVLFDEIEKAHQEIYNTLLQVLEDGRLTDGQGRTVDFKNTVLIFTSNLGTSDISKAVGLGFTQSNNEGSNYERMKLKVNDELKKHFRPEFLNRIDDVIVFHQLTNDQIVEMVDLMIGRVATQLKNKDMAIELTPNAKNLLAKRGFDPVLGARPLRRTIQREIEDQLSEKILFGEIGAGQTIKVDVEGWNGEGAGEDAKFTFTGKAKLTKSEPAEDKPVAALAGDAPAAAGE, from the coding sequence ATGTTCGAGAGGTTCACCGACCGCGCGAGGCGTGTCGTTGTCCTGGCCCAGGAAGAGGCCCGGATGCTCAACCACAACTACATCGGTACCGAGCACATCCTGCTGGGGCTGATTCATGAGGGTGAGGGTGTCGCGGCCAAGTCGTTGGAGTCGCTCGGCATTTCGCTGGAGGGTGTCCGCAGCCAGGTGGAGGAGATCATCGGGCAGGGTCAGCAGGCCCCGTCCGGTCATATCCCGTTCACCCCGCGCGCCAAGAAGGTGCTGGAGCTGAGCCTGCGTGAGGCGTTGCAGCTGGGCCACAACTACATCGGCACCGAGCACATTCTGCTGGGCCTGATCCGTGAGGGTGAGGGTGTGGCGGCGCAGGTGCTGGTGAAGCTGGGTGCGGATCTGAATCGTGTGCGCCAGCAAGTCATTCAGCTGCTGTCCGGATATCAGGGCAAGGAGCCGGTCGAATCCGGCTCGCGCGGTGAGGCGGGCACCCCGTCCACCTCGCTGGTGCTCGACCAGTTCGGCCGCAACCTGACCCAGGCCGCGCTCGAGGGCAAGCTCGACCCGGTGATCGGCCGCTCGAAGGAGATCGAGCGGGTCATGCAGGTGCTCTCCCGCCGTACCAAGAACAACCCGGTGCTGATCGGTGAACCCGGTGTCGGTAAGACCGCCGTGGTGGAGGGCCTGGCCCAGCGCATCGTCAACGGTGAGGTGCCCGAGACGCTGAAGGACAAGCAGCTCTACACCCTGGATTTGGGTTCGCTGGTGGCGGGCAGCCGGTATCGCGGTGATTTCGAGGAGCGGCTGAAGAAGGTCCTCAAGGAGATCAACACCCGCGGCGACATCATCTTGTTCATCGACGAGCTGCACACGCTGGTGGGTGCGGGCGCGGCCGAGGGCGCGATCGACGCGGCCTCGATCCTGAAGCCGAAACTGGCCCGCGGCGAGCTGCAGACCATCGGCGCGACCACGCTGGATGAGTACCGCAAGTACATCGAGAAGGACGCCGCCCTGGAGCGGCGGTTCCAGCCGGTGCAGGTCGGTGAACCGACGGTGGAGCACACCATCAATATCCTCAAGGGCCTGCGCGACCGCTACGAGGCGCATCACCGGGTGTCGATCACCGATGGCGCGCTGGTGGCTGCGGCGACGCTGGCCGACCGCTACATCAACGACCGGTTCCTGCCGGACAAGGCGATCGATTTGATCGACGAGGCGGGTGCGCGGATGCGGATCCGTCGCATGACCGCGCCGCCGGATTTGCGGGAGTTCGACGACAAGATCGCTGAGGCGCGTCGGGAGAAGGAGTCGGCGATCGACGCGCAGGACTTCGAGAAGGCTGCCCGGTTGCGGGATAAGGAAAAGCAGCTCGTCGCCAAGCGGGCCGAACGCGAAAAGCAGTGGCGCTCCGGGGATCTGGACGTGGTCGCGGAGGTCGACGACGAGCAGATCGCCGAGGTGCTGGCGAACTGGACCGGGATCCCGGTGTTCAAGCTGACCGAGGAGGAGACCACCCGGCTGCTGCGGATGGAGGATGAGCTGCACAAGCGGATCATCGGCCAGGAGGACGCGGTCAAGGCCGTGTCCAAGGCGATCCGCCGCACCCGCGCCGGGTTGAAGGATCCGAAGCGTCCGTCGGGGTCGTTCATCTTCGCCGGTCCCTCCGGTGTCGGGAAGACCGAGCTGTCCAAGGCCCTTGCCAACTTCCTGTTCGGCGACGACGACGCGCTCATCCAGATCGATATGGGCGAGTTCCACGACCGGTTCACCGCCTCCCGGCTGTTCGGTGCCCCTCCCGGATATGTGGGGTATGAGGAGGGCGGTCAGCTCACCGAGAAGGTGCGGCGCAAGCCGTTCTCGGTGGTGCTGTTCGACGAGATCGAAAAGGCGCATCAGGAGATCTACAACACCCTGCTGCAGGTGCTCGAGGACGGCCGCCTGACCGACGGTCAGGGCCGGACCGTGGACTTCAAGAACACGGTGCTGATCTTCACCTCGAACCTGGGCACCTCCGATATCTCCAAGGCCGTCGGCCTGGGCTTCACCCAGTCCAACAACGAGGGCTCCAACTACGAGCGGATGAAGCTGAAGGTCAACGACGAGCTGAAGAAACACTTCCGGCCCGAGTTCCTCAACCGCATCGACGACGTGATCGTGTTCCACCAGCTCACCAACGACCAAATCGTGGAAATGGTGGATCTGATGATCGGGCGCGTCGCCACCCAGCTGAAGAACAAGGACATGGCGATCGAGCTCACCCCCAACGCCAAGAACCTGCTCGCCAAACGTGGTTTCGACCCCGTGCTCGGCGCCCGGCCACTGCGGCGCACCATCCAACGCGAGATCGAAGACCAACTCTCGGAAAAGATCCTCTTCGGCGAAATCGGCGCAGGCCAAACCATCAAGGTCGACGTCGAAGGCTGGAACGGCGAGGGTGCGGGCGAGGACGCCAAGTTCACCTTCACCGGCAAGGCCAAGCTGACCAAGTCGGAGCCGGCCGAGGACAAGCCGGTCGCGGCGCTCGCCGGTGACGCTCCGGCGGCCGCCGGGGAGTAG
- a CDS encoding alpha/beta fold hydrolase: MREQTIRPIPVDGGVLPVNITAGQGITAILLHYWGGSHRTFTPVIERLSPEIGTVTFDHRGWGASRQLPGPYDLTQLAEDVLRVIAELELSDYILVGHSMGGKVAQLVAARRPAGLAGAVLIAPGPPRPASVTPEAQQALSRAYDSAQTVTAAIDYALTHRPLTETQRAQVISDSLAATPAARLAWPLHGIAADISTEAAQIDVPVTVLAGEYDGVEPPATLATHLLPLIPQATMRVVRDTGHLLPLEAPDAIASAITEFARRQTDRRLPTG; encoded by the coding sequence ATGCGCGAACAGACAATACGGCCGATACCGGTCGACGGTGGCGTTCTTCCGGTGAATATCACTGCGGGGCAAGGTATTACGGCGATACTACTGCACTACTGGGGTGGTTCGCACCGCACCTTCACTCCGGTGATCGAACGGCTGTCGCCGGAGATCGGCACGGTGACCTTCGACCACCGCGGGTGGGGCGCGTCCCGTCAACTGCCCGGCCCGTACGACCTCACCCAGCTCGCCGAGGATGTCCTGCGCGTCATAGCCGAACTCGAGCTCAGCGACTACATCCTGGTCGGCCATTCGATGGGCGGCAAGGTCGCCCAACTCGTGGCCGCCCGCCGCCCCGCCGGACTAGCCGGCGCGGTGCTCATCGCACCCGGCCCGCCCCGTCCCGCGAGCGTGACTCCCGAAGCGCAGCAGGCACTTTCGCGCGCATACGACAGCGCGCAGACGGTCACCGCGGCCATCGATTACGCCCTGACCCACCGCCCGCTCACCGAAACCCAGCGCGCCCAGGTGATTTCCGACAGCCTCGCCGCGACGCCGGCGGCCCGGCTCGCCTGGCCGCTGCACGGCATCGCCGCCGATATCAGCACCGAGGCGGCCCAAATCGACGTCCCCGTAACGGTTCTGGCGGGCGAATACGACGGCGTCGAACCGCCCGCGACGCTCGCGACGCACCTGCTGCCGCTTATCCCCCAGGCCACCATGCGGGTCGTTCGCGACACCGGCCACCTCTTGCCGCTGGAGGCCCCCGACGCGATCGCGTCGGCGATCACCGAGTTCGCCCGCCGGCAGACCGACCGCCGATTGCCGACTGGCTGA